ACTTGGGAAATAAAATACACCTTATGATACTCCTTAGGACATCATATTATCTATCTTATAATCCTTTCTTTAATTATATCTTCATTAGCGTTGAGGGTCACGATTGATATCTTGTCGTATTTTATTTTGTGCCGGAATGATGTCATCCACCGTATTGAAGATTTCAAGATAGAATATGTTTCTAAGACATCCccaattaattttaattagacATACTTTTAATTAGTCTAGTTTTAGTTATATCCTTCTTGATTTGTAGATCACTCGGgagatatgatgaagtaattttcTGTAACAAAATGTCAGATCTGATCACAAATTTATTGTACATTTTATAGTTATTTGGGGTGAGAAGATAATACAGATATACTCAGGTTTGCTTCAGAGACACAGAGCTGCAGTTGTAATGCAAAGAATTATGAAATGTCAAATTGCTAGTAATACAATCGGGTATACGTGGTTGTATCATGAGTTAGTTTAGAATTAGAGTATAAATGTATTTGGAATAACCTATTTCTTGCTTGCTCATCCATGCATTAAACAGTCATCTGTGGATGGCTCGTAAGGAGGCTTTCTGGAAATGCTGCTTTGCTCATTTGGTTACGTCCCAGCATGATTACGTCCAACACATTTATCTACCATTAACCAATTTCCCGTTCTCCTATCATTCACTATAGTAATATGcaacagaaaaaagaaaatattcctATTGATTGTGAGTTGAATGAAAGGATTATTTAGATTGTTAATGATAGCAGCAGTAGGTTTACCATCGGattttttagaaaaattccagATGGGATTAAAAGTTATGTATATTATTCTTCCATCTGTGGTCTGTAGTTCAGGAAAATATGACCTATTTGTCCAAATATTCATTAATGCAAAGATCTTCGGTGAAACTCAACACAAATTATTcttcacatttttatttttattttctttttgttggaTGAAGTGTACTCATTGGGGTAATAAGAAAACTAAGATATGACTTTGGCATAACTGTGCAACACTTGAAGGACACCAAACCATTAATTCGAACCATCGTGGAACCATAAGAAATATTGTTCGAGTTACTAGATCTTGGATGGATATAttactaatcaactttctatcatgtatgatatgagggCAAAATCGAGCACAATAATGTGGAATCAATCGAGTTTTCAAACTGTGCATCACCATCAACTCATTAGCAATTATAACTTCATATTCCAAGATGGTTGCTGCTTTTGTATGATAGTATTATACATTAAGAGAGAATAAAGAGATAACATTAACAAATCCTCTTTTCAGCCACAAATATCAAACTTTGCTCCTAAGAAAAATTGTAGAGCAATTTTGCTATCTGTCACAACAAGATATTGTATTGATGCCTTCTCTTGACTCCATGTACTACTCATCTTGCTCATTGGACTGCTGAGATTGCCTGCTGCAAGTACCTGAAGGATCTCTCACAGTTGACAAAACCCATAAACCAGAACTCGAAATCATCCTCTGTGAGTATCTGGATGTACTTCTGGTTTGGCTTGGTAGTGTTCTCACTCTGGATGGCTTCCTTTATCCTACCGAGTGGAATCAAAACCTGTAGAATACAAACAGTTCATAGTTTGTCACATTGGATTATGATACATAGTTGTGTCGGTCACTTTGGAACTTGTGATTACCTTGTAAGGCACTCTAACCAAGCCTCCTTTAGGAGAAGTTAATTTGAGGGATCGATCGCTGCGGAAGGCGATCTTGTCAGTGGAAATGAAAAGCATGCCCGGTATGGGACCAGCTGTGGTTGAAAGATAGCACTGGAAGGCTTTGAGCAACTTTTCGCCTGGCACGATGGAGAAGGCTTGTCTGAAGACCCTCTCGACCCCACCTGCTTGAACAATCCGAGCTCCCATGCTCAGCTTCCCCTTCATGGTTTCAGAGATCTTGGGACCCAAAATCACTGCACTCAAAACAGTAACCTACAATTATAGTGCCAGTTTGATCGATCACTGAAGAAGCGTTGTTTTGTTCATGAAGTTAGGGGATGATGATTACCATGTTCGCGGAAGCCTCCTGCCTTCTCTCCGAGCTTGTTCATCCAGTCGACAACAGAGTCCTTCTCTGCAATCAGAGGAAGCACCACGTAAATTACACAACCTAAGCGCAATACAGAAACCAAGGATGGGGAAGGCTCTGAgtcctctgagagagagagagagagagagagagagagagagagagatgaagattACTCTGTTTGCAGTGGGAAGGAGCAGGATTTCCTGGCAGTTCCTCCGCTCCAGCATATGCGACGGAGCTCACAGGAATCCCGATGACATGCTCACGGTGTAGGCTCTCCTTTGAGAGAAACCTGCTCTGTCTGGCTCTTCTTCGGTTGCAACCCTCGTCGATTTTTCTGGTCTCTTTCTTTCTCCATGTTTCCTTGCTTATAAGGTGATGCAGCCAAGGTGGGGGATGGTGTATGTGTTAGAATAAAGAGATAAATAAGTTGTATAAGAAGTTGATGgtttattgacatatcctccatctatatacaggttagaaggaagaattttcctcaacgggttagaggattttcctcaacagagtagagagatttcctcaaacagttagggaaaatgatttcctcaaacagttagggaaatctccagtgtagagtagatggttgctgcataaactgtgataatttattcacagcaaatgagatgtctggacgcgtgagagctaagtattgtaaagagccaacaacatggcggtattgagtgggttccgtagcaggacttccatctgataatttgagagaaccactagtagagatgggggttataactgcatttgcatcctgcatgtttgtctttaataacaaatcttgaatgtacttgcgttgtgataaaaggagaccggaagatgtgaaggtagcttcgatgcccagaaagtagctcaagggtccgagatccttaagcgagaatcgagctgccaactgtttgatgaaTACTTGGATGCTgacgggattgttgcctgtgacaataatatcatccacatataccagaatatacattgtgtctccatgatgatgtcgcagaaacaatGAAGTGTCAGATTTAGAGTTTAGAAAGCCGACATaagtcaaaaatgagctaagttgagtgtaccaagctctcggagcctgacgaagtccataaatggctttctgaagtttgcaaacatgctgtggatactgaggatgagtaaaaccggggggttgctgcataaaaacatcttcggatagagatccctgtagaaaggcattattaacatccaattgtcgtaattgccagcctttagtggtagccagactcaagataagccggattgtagtgggtttaacaacaggactaaacatctcagtgaaatcaactccaggccgttgatggaaccctttggcgaccaagcgtgccttatatcgggcaacagagcaatctgggttccgcttaattctaaagacccgatgatgttttgtgaaggatggaaaggaattagatcccatgttgaattatggaggagggcattatattcctcactcatggcagtacgccaatgcAGAAATTTTTGggtttgagtgaaggtggtgggttcaacgttgaGGGATGAGAAATTCAtgacagcttgtaggttaagtacttgacgaggtttaaaaataccatgcttagagcgagtggtcataggatgattagagatgacaggattggga
Above is a genomic segment from Musa acuminata AAA Group cultivar baxijiao chromosome BXJ3-4, Cavendish_Baxijiao_AAA, whole genome shotgun sequence containing:
- the LOC135635261 gene encoding putative GEM-like protein 8 isoform X2, producing MVTVLSAVILGPKISETMKGKLSMGARIVQAGGVERVFRQAFSIVPGEKLLKAFQCYLSTTAGPIPGMLFISTDKIAFRSDRSLKLTSPKGGLVRVPYKVLIPLGRIKEAIQSENTTKPNQKYIQILTEDDFEFWFMGFVNCERSFRYLQQAISAVQ
- the LOC135635261 gene encoding putative GEM-like protein 8 isoform X1 encodes the protein MNKLGEKAGGFREHVILGPKISETMKGKLSMGARIVQAGGVERVFRQAFSIVPGEKLLKAFQCYLSTTAGPIPGMLFISTDKIAFRSDRSLKLTSPKGGLVRVPYKVLIPLGRIKEAIQSENTTKPNQKYIQILTEDDFEFWFMGFVNCERSFRYLQQAISAVQ